A portion of the Sabethes cyaneus chromosome 3, idSabCyanKW18_F2, whole genome shotgun sequence genome contains these proteins:
- the LOC128743184 gene encoding uncharacterized protein LOC128743184: protein METNKKTKTKKMTSAEVSSLINARITYNEMFVQKSYDKQEAWRTIQETSGLRVFSIEQLKVKWNNLSKKYKKLVALPTDDATEAGELKANSWVHFDNMHKFMSTQHSCYPQLVVNDFEPVRCGFCGSFFHFGLQYCELNECAHKELFTEGKAIFICATCKIDLNGRSIRTYVADKLKCVPDQPMNAALSNQNSRSIRTYVADKLKCEPDLLKNAASSNQFQQLVETVRSLSNKVDRLMQNRADQISKVTSLPELGVKRRRTEGSVRDSADYGTSTIEFTDLSVTSITPTPSPVKWWLYLSGFHPAITNADVTKIVSRCLDLDEDNAFDVIRLVSKGTDSSNLPFVSYKIGLDPRLKQLALTASSWPTGLLFREF, encoded by the exons ATGGAGACTAATAAAAAGACTAAgacaaaaaaaa TGACCAGCGCCGAAGTTTCTTCCTTAATCAACGCTCGCATAACATATAACGAAATGTTCGTACAAAAAAGCTACGATAAACAGGAAGCCTGGAG AACCATCCAGGAAACTTCAGGCTTGCGGGTATTTTCGATTGAGCAATTAAAGGTTAAATGGAATAATTTATCTAAGAAATACAAG AAACTTGTCGCTCTTCCTACTGACGATGCTACAGAAGCTGGAGAATTGAAAGCCAACAGCTGGGTGCATTTCGATAATATGCACAAGTTCATGTCAACGCAGCATTCATGTTATCCTCAGTTAGTGGTCAACGATTTCGAGCCGGTGCGGTGTGGCTTCTGCGGTTCGTTTTTTCATTTCGGACTGCAATACTGTGAACTTAACGAATGTGCACACAAAGAGCTGTTTACTGAAGGGAAGGCAATTTTTATTTGCGCAACCTGCAAAATTGATTTGAATGGCAGAAGCATCCGTACATATGTGGCTGATAAGTTGAAATGTGTACCGGATCAGCCGATGAATGCTGCTTTATCAAATCAGAATAGCAGAAGCATCCGCACATATGTTGCTGATAAGTTGAAATGTGAGCCGGATCTGTTGAAGAATGCTGCTTCATCAAATCAATttcaacagctggtagaaacgGTCAGGTCACTGAGTAATAAGGTGGATCGTCTAATGCAAAATCGAGCCGATCAGATTTCAAAAGTTACATCCTTGCCTGAACTGGGTGTAAAACGTCGACGCACTGAGGGAAGTGTGCGTGATTCGGCAGATTATGGCACTAGCACGATAGAATTTACTGACCTGTCAGTTACTTCTATCACACCCACCCCCTCTCCAGTAAAGTGGTGGCTATATTTGTCCGGATTTCATCCCGCAATAACGAATGCTGATGTAACAAAAATTGTTTCTCGTTGTCTTGATCTTGATGAGGATAACGCTTTTGATGTCATTCGTTTGGTTTCAAAAGGCACTGATTCGTCGAACCTACCGTTTGTTTCATACAAGATTGGTTTGGACCCACGCCTTAAGCAACTTGCACTGACTGCCTCTTCCTGGCCAACTGGATTGTTATTCCGGGAATTTTAG